A stretch of DNA from Candidatus Dechloromonas phosphoritropha:
CGCCGTTGGCCCAGGCCGACTTGTGCGGGGCATGTTCGATCTGCAGGGACTTGCGCTCGTCCTTGGGCAGCGACTTGTCGTCGGGGCCGAGCGGGCTAGTGACAAGTCGACGATCCCGCAATTGCGCTCGCGAGAGGTCGGAGGCTGCCGGTGAGCCGGTGGTCCGGAGACAACCTGGACTGGCGCGGGTCCGCTCGTTGTGATCGTGATGGCGCCGCACGAGTTCGTCGAGGACAAGACGCTGGCCGGCATTCTGGCCGCCAAAGCGGCGTGGAGGGCCGGATGCTTGATTGCCCGTCGCCCGTTTGCTGGCCGCGAGTGCATCGGCAGTTTCCACCGGCACGGAAATTCGGCGATAATGCCTGTGGTATCGGCGGTGGCCCGGCTGCGACGCCACGCACGCCGCAGCCAGGGGCAATCAGGAGTCTACGTGAGCGACATCTTCATCTGCTACTCCAGAAGTGATCGCGTGCTTGCCGACCAGCTCGTGCAACGATTGCGCTCGGCTGGCTGGTCCGTTTTCCTCGACGTCCAGACACGTGTCGGCGAGCGCTGGCACAAGACGATCGAGCGGGAGATGCAGGCGGCGCGTACCTTCGTCGCGCTGTGGTCGAAGCGCTCAGTCGATAGCGACTACGTGCTCGAGGAAGCCGATTACGGCAAGCGCAAGGGCATCCTGTTGCCGGCCTTCATCGAGCGCGTCGACTTCCCCTACGGATTCAGCCGGATTCAGACCGCCGATCTCGTCGGCTGGGCCGGCGAGGCGGACCATCCCGGCCTGGCGCAGCTTGTCGACGGGCTGCGGCAACAGCTTGGGGAGCAGTTGGCGACCCCGTCACCGGGTTCATCTGCGCCGCCGTCGCCACCGCGTTCTGTTCCAGTGCCAGTGTTCGCGCCGGGCCAGACCTTCCGCGACCCGCTGCGGACAGGCGGCGAAGGCCCGCTGCTGGTGGTGATTCCCGCGGGGCGTTTCCTGATGGGCTCGCCCCCGGACGAACCGGAGCGTTCGGAGGACGGGGACCCGCAACACGAGGTCAGGATCGCACAGCCCTTCGCGATGGGGGTCCATGCGCTGACCTTTGCTGACTACGATCGTTATGCCGAGGCCAGCGGCGAGAAGAAGCCGGATGACAAAGGCTGGGGCCGTGGCCGCCGGCCGGTGATCAACGTCTCGTGGGAGGACGCGCGGGATTATTGCCAGTGGCTCGGCGAACAGACCGGCAACGTTTACCGTTTGCCGAGCGAAGCGGAATGGGAATATGCCTGCCGCGCGGGGACGACGACGCCGTTCCACTTCGGCAGCCGGATGACCAGCGATCAGGCCAACTTTGATGGAAATTACACCTACAACGGCTCGGCGCAAGGCGAGTATCGAGAGAAGACACTGCCGGTGGGCTCGTTTCCGCCCAACGCTTTCGGTCTTTACGACATGCACGGCAACGTCTGGGAGTGGTGCCAGGATCCATGGCATGGGGACTACCAGGGAGCGCCGACCGACGGTTCAGTCTGGGAAACAGGCGGCTCATCGTCCCGCGTGCTGCGCGGCGGGGCGTGGAGCTACTTCCCGAGGTTCTGTCGCGCGGCCTCCCGCTTCGTCGGCAGTCCGGTCGGCCGCAGCTACGACTTCGGCTTCCGGGTGTGTCGTGGTGCCCCCAGCGAACCGCTGCCCGCGGCGGCGCCGAACACTGTATCGCCGAAGCGCTGAGCACTGTGCGCCGCGCAGCGGCGCCAGAATTTTTTTGCCTTGGCCTGCGGGTGGGTCCATACTTCACGCGCAGGCTTCGGCCTGCGGGGCTGCCTGAAACGTGTCCCGCGTGCTGCGCGGCGGGGCGTGGAACAACAACCCGAGGAACTGTCGCGCGGCCAACCGCAACGACAACAATCCGGACAACCGCAACAACAACATCGGCTTCCGGGTGTGTCGTGGTGCCCACATCGTGATCAACCCCGGAGAGCGTCGGAGACCATTCTGGCGCTGCCGGAAATGCCGGCCGACCACGGTTTGCCGGACGAGGCCGGGGAGCGATCGATGGCGCAGGTGAGTCCCGTCCGCACGCGGCGGCATTGCGTCGGGCGCATAGCAAGACCGGGCGCCACCTGGATTCGCTCCCGTGGCGCCCACCCTTTTCAGGGAGTGCTTTGCCTGATCCAGCCGCCGAGCAGTCGGCCGATTTCCGCGACCAGGGTGCTGACGTGCGCGTACTGACTGTCGTTGAGCCAGCACCAGCGATGCGCCAGGCGCAGGTAGAGACGCAGGCGATTGAGCGCCGCATCGGCGTCCTGCAGCGCCGTCTGCCGGCGGGCGCCACGCGCACTCTGGGCGACGAAGACGGCTTCCTGGCAGTCGAGCGCGGCAGCCATCAGGCGCAAGGTCACGGTCTGGCGGTACACGCGCGGAAAGCGTTCCGCCTTGGGCAGCAACCAGGTCAACAGATCGAACAGCCGCGTCAGCAATACGAGTTCTTCCGCCATCGCCATCTCCTCCAGTCATAGTCCCGCCTTCGCCGCACTGTGCGCCTGGCCGCACTTGCTGCAGGCGTTTCAGCGCGCGGCCAGCGGCAAGCGCCGGCGACCGGCCGTCGCCGGGTTCGAGTTCCAGATGGCCGATCGTCTGCTCTGCCTGCGCGACGAACTGCTTGGCGGCGAGTATGCGCCCGGCCCCTACACGCATTTTTTCATCCATGAGCCGAAGCGGCGCAAGATCAGCGCCGCGACGTTTCGCGACCGGGTCGTGCACCACGCGCTGTGCGCGATCATCGAGCCGCGCTTCGAACGCGTCTTCATTCCCGACAGCTACGCCAACCGGATCGGCAAGGGCAGTCACCGCGCCATCGACCGCCTGCAGCAGTTTGCCCGCCGCCAGCGTTACGTGCTGCGCGCCGACCTGCGCCAGCATTTCGCGTCGATCGACCATGCGCATCTGCTCGCCAGCCTGCGCACACAGATCCCCGAATCGGACATCATGCGTCTGATCGAGCGCATTCTCGACAGCGGTCGCGAGGTGTTGCGCGACCAGTACGACATGGTCTGGTTCCCCGGCTACGATCTGCTCGCCGCCTGCCGGCCGCGCGGCCTGCCGATCGGCAATCTGACCTCGCAGTTCTGGTCGAACTGCTACCTCCACCCGTTCGATCTGTTCGTCAAGCGCGAACTCGGCTGCCGCGACTACCTGCGCTATGTCGACGATTTCGCTCTGTTCGCCGACAGCAAGGCGACACTGTGGACGTGGAAGGAGGCGATCGAGGCGCGGCTGGGGTCGCGGCTGCGGCAGACGATCCACGAAAGCAGCGCGCAGGTGACGCCGACGGCGAGCGGCATCCCCTGGCTGGGGTTCGTCGTCTTTCCCGATTATCGCCAGGTGAAGGCGCGCAAGGTGCGCCATGCGACGCGCCGCCTGGCTGAGCGCTACGCCGCCCACCAGGCGGGCGCGCTGCCCTTTGTCGCCTTCGATGCCGGCGTCCGCGGCTGAATCGCCCATGTGCGCCACGCCGATTCGTGGGGTTTGCGCCGACACCTGCTGACGCCCTTGTTGTTGCAGCCGGGAGATGTGCCGCGGCGCCGGGGCGGTGGCGGTTGACCGGCTGCGGTGAACGCAAGCAGCGGCGATAAATTTTCAGGCGCCGCTGCGCGGCGCCCAGTGCTCAGCGCGACAGCGCAACAGTGTCCAGCGGCGCCGCGGGCAGCGCTTCAATGGAGGCACCACGACACACCCGGAAGCCGACGTCGTTACCTCTGTAGCTGGGCTCACCGCCGCCGCCGCGGCGTTCCGGACGACATAGATCTGGTGGGCTACCCCAAGACCCACCACGCAATACCGGATGAACATTTTTTCTATCCGGGTATTGCCCGGCGCTTGGAAATCGTTCAGGCACCGTTCCCAAACATTCCCGACGAGGTCCATGATCGGCCATGGATCGGGCGCCGCGAGCGGATACACGCCGACGGCCGTCGTCCGGCCGATACCGCTTTCGTAGCTGTTGGCGCGACTTGCAAGCCATTCGCCGGACCACGGATATTCCCGTTCCTCGGTGCCGGCCTGGGCGACCCACTGCCATTCCCATTCGGTCGGCAAGCGGACGACCTCAGGTCCGGTCAGCCCGAGCTTTTCGCTCAGCCAGCGGCAGAAAGCGATCGCGTCGTACCACGAGACGTTGATCGCCGGATAATTGGCGAACCCCCAGCGGGCCACGCCGGGTTGGTCTTCCCACTTGAGGTCATGCCACCAGCGGGGATTGCGGTAGCCATCGGCGGCGTCCCGGAAAACGGCATACTGCTGCCAAGTGACCGAGTATTTGGCGATGCTGAAAGGGTGGACCGCAAAGGTCTCGTGCTGGTCGCTTTCCAGTATGACTTTGCCCCCTGGAATGTCGACCCAGACAATGTCGGGCAGCCCTGCCGTATCAAGGCCGACCCCGCGGCGCGGATCGCCCATCTGGTTGAGGCGCAGGCCGATTTCCTCGCGGCGATGCTGCGGGGTGGTGTCGGACTCCAGTTCGGCGAGCAGGCGCAGCGGTTCGGGCGCGAGGAAGCTCTTCAGTGGTTCGCGTAGCCCGCCTTCGAGGCTGCGCCAGGCGTCGATGCCGGCGTCGGCGAAATCGGGGTCGGGTGGCACTGACCGGTGGGGAGCGAGCGCGAGAAGTGCTTCCAAGGCGGGCTTCTGGCGTTCCCAGGTCCAGCCCAGAAGGTCGCTGCGGCGAACTGCTGCGAGCTGGCCGGATGACGCCTCTTGCTGTCGAGCCTTCTGCCATTCGCCGGCCGCCTGCTCGGCCTGGCGACGCAGCGCCAGCTTGTCGCCATACTGCTGGCACCAGGCGTGCAGGCGCGGCCAGTGGCTCAGCAGCGTCTCGTGCGCTAGCTCGATGTGGCGTTCGTCGGGGTCGACGAGAAATCCCTGCGCGCGCAGCGCGTCGACCAGCGTGCTGACCTCGGGGTCGCTGCGCAAGGGCACGACTTCGGCGGTGCGCCGGGTCGGCAACTCGTCGATCACCGTCGCCAGCTCGGCGAACAGGCGCTCGCCGGCACGGGCCAGCGCCGGATCGCTGGCGATCGCCTCGTCGATATCCCTGGCGGCGGTCTCGACCACCTTCCGCAGTCCGCCCATGTGCCGGTAGCCGGCGAGGGTCAGGCCTTTCTCAGGGTCGCGCCGCTCGAACAACTGCGCCAGCGCCAGCGCGAGCAGTGGCAGCGCGCCACCCATTTCCTGCGCCGCCGGCAGCAGCTCGGCAAGCAGGTCGGGCTGTACCGCGACACCGCTTTGCTCGGCCGGGCGGACGATGATTTCGCGCAGGCGGTCTTCTCCCTTGATGGGGTCGAGGGCGAACAGGGAACGGGTGAACAACTCGCCGCCCAGCCAGTCCAGCAGCCGGGGCATGAACTCGCGGCGCAGCGTCAGCACGAGGTAGACCGCCTCGTTGCGCCGCAGCGGCTCGATCAATGCCTGGAAGCGGGCGGCTATGGCCGGCGGCGTCTGGGTAAACAACTCCTCGAACTGGTCGGCGAAGAGCAGGATCGGCGCCGGCAGCTTGCCGAGGCTATCGGCCAGCGCCTTGGCCGGGTCGGCGGCGAGCAGTTGCCGGAGGCGCTCAGCGCGCGGCTTGCCGAGCGGCAGGCGCTCTTCGGGCAGGGTGGCGTCGAGCGTTGCGGCGAGCTGGGCGAAGGGATCGGCCTGCGGCTTAAAGCGCAGGTAGGTGAGAAGCGGGTGCTTTTTCTTCAGCGCCGGCTCGACGCCGGCGGCGACCAGCGACGACTTGCCGGTTCCCGAACCGCCGACGACGCTGACGAAGCGTGTCTGTTCGAGACGCTCGACGACGGACTCGCTGTCCGCCTGGCGGCCGAAAAAGAAGTCACATCCCTCGGGCTTGAAGGCGGCGAGCCCGGGGTAGGGGTTGGCGATCTCCGGCCGGGGCGGTGGAGCGGCTGCCGGTGAGGACGGCGTCGCCGGTTGGGGCGCCGCCAGCGGCGGTAGGCGCCGCAGCGCTCCGAGCACCGGCGCCGGTGTCGCGGGCTGGTCGGTCAGCAGTCGAAAGAGCGCTTCGTAGTCGTCGTCGAGGCGGAAGTTTTTGTAGTCGCGTAGCGGCAACGGGATGTGGCGCGGGTCACCGGCCGGCGGCAGCACCGGGACGAAGCGCTTGTTGCTGAATTTCTGGTCGTAGAGCGCCTGCGTGATGTGCTGCGATTCCCAGCGCACGCCACGACCGCTGTCGGCCGGCGCGTTGCCGTCGAAGCGCTTGTTGTATTCCTCGGTGCACACGACCAATACCCAGTCGGCCTGTTCGATCTGCTCGTTCATCCAGGGACGCCAGCCTTTTTCGAGCCAGGTCTGGAATTGGTCGATGACGGCTTCGACACCATCGTTGCACAGCCCCCTGGCGAGTGCCAGAACCCAGGCGGAATGGGCGTCGGATTCCTGGGAGTAGCTGATGAAAACGTGCGGTGGGTGGTCGATCATGGGGTGGTTGGGGAGCAGGCCGGAGGGTAAATGAATTGTAGGGCGTATCGCCTTGCCCCGAGAAGACGAATGGGTAGCGCCGCCGGGACCGGCCAGCGGGGCAAGTGCATCGGGCGGTGCTGCGGTTTCGCCGGCCTGACGGCAATTCTGCTTCAGCCGGCAACCCGTTTAGCGGTGGGCCAGATGACGCAGCGACAGCGCCGCGAAGGCCAGGCCGACCGCGATGCCAGCCAGCACGTCGACCGCGACATGCTGGCGTATCGCCATGGTCGACCAGACGATTGCCGCGCAATGCAACCAGTTGGCGACGGCCAGCCAGCGCGGGGCGTTGATGCTGTTCAGGATGTGCTGCAGCCAGACGGCCGAGAACACGGCAGTCGCCACATGCAGCGAGGGGCAGGCATTGCCCGAAAGATCGATGCCCTTGATCATGGCGAGGCCGGGATGGGCGGCCCAATCCACGCTATCCTGCGGAATCGTCGTCGGCCACAGCCAGAACACGACCAGGCAGAACAGGCACAAGGCGCCGATCCACAGTCCGTAGCCGAGCAACTGGCGGCGATCAGGCAGAAATGCCGGCGCCAGGGACACGTAGACCCAGAGCGAGGCGTAGGCTCCAAAGGCGGCCGGCGTGAAGGGAATCCACTCGTCGATGATCGTCAGTGGCATCACCGTCGGCGGCGCCAGCGGGTGACGCATCACGCCGAAGTAGCCGGCGAAGAACAGGAGCATGAAGCCCATCGTGCCGAACGTCTTGAGCGCGCGCAACCTGGAGGCGCGAAGCGCTGCCTGCCGGTACCAGGGAGCTGCCGGGCCATGCTCGACGGGAAGTGGACTGACTGAAGAAATGCTCAAACCATCTCCGCAAGAAGGTTGCCGGCGTCCTCCGTGGCCCGCGCCAAGCGGCGCGGGGAAGGTCGGACAGGCATTTTGACCTATAATTCCACCCATCATGGATTCCCTGACCATTATTCGCGAGTTTCTCGACAGCCGCCTGGAAATTGCTCCGGAGAGGGTCCTTCCCGAAGCGAAACTTGACGATCTCGATGTCGACTCGCTGATGCTGGCCGAGATCGTGTTCGAATTCGAGGATCGCTTCAATCTGACTCTGCGCAGGGGTATCAAGAGTCCGCGCACGGTCGGCGAGTTGGTTGCGCTCATGGACCGGCTACGCGGCGAGCAGGGCTGAGAAGATGACCCGGCGGCGAGTTGCGGTGACCGGCCTGGGCTTGGTCAGCCCCTATGGCGGCGATACTGTTGACTTCTTTACCCGTCTGCTGGCCGGGGAATCGGCGATCGGTTTCCTGCGTACCGACGACGTTCCCCGCCCGCTGGCCATGCCTTTCGTCAGTTGTACCGGCTTCTCCGCCGATGCTACGCTCGGTCGCGCGCTGGCGGGAACACTCGACCGCTTCGCCCAGCTTGGCGTCGCCGCAGCCTTCGCCGCGTGGGACGATGCCGGCTTCCCGCGCAAGGACGCGGCTCCGGATCGGGAAAGCTGGGGGGTGGCGTGGGGCACTGCGCTCGGCGGCACGCTCGCTTACGAGAAGGGTTACCGGGATCTCTGGCAACGAGGCCGCGAGCGCCTGTCACCGCTCTCGCTGATCCATGGCCTGAACAACGCGGCGAATGCTCATATTTCGATCCAGCTTGGGCTGGGAGGCGTCAGCATGACCCATACCGTCGCCTGCGCCTCTTCCGCCATCGCCATCGGCGAGGCCTTTCGCCGCGTGCGAAGCGGCGAGGCGCCGGTCATGGTGAGCGGCGGCTCGGATGCGCCGCAGGCCTACGCCGTGGCCCGGGCCTGGGAGGCCTTTCACGTCCTCGCCAGCGGCGACGAATTTACCGCGCCGCAGTCCTGCCGCCCGTTCAGCGTTGACCGCGGCGGTCTTGTCCTCGGCGAGGGCGGGGCAGCGCTGGTGCTCGAGGACTGGGACCATGCCGTCGCTCGCGGCGCCCGCATCCACGGCGAGATGCTCGGTTACGGCACGACCTGCGACCATAGCCACCTGGTGCGCCCGGTGGCGGCCGGGCAGGTCCGGGCGCTGCACGCCGCGCTGGCCGATGCCGGCCTGGCCCCTGGTGACATCGACTACGTTAACGCCCACGGCACGGCGACTGCTGAAGGCGATCCGGTGGAGGTGGCGGCGCTACGCACGGTATTCGGCGAACGCGCGGCGCGGCTGCCGGTCAGCGCGACCAAGTCGATGCACGGTCACCAGCTCGGCGCCGCCGGAGCTGTCGAGGCGATCGTCACCGTGCTCGCCCTGCGCGAGCAGGCGTTGCCGCCGACGGCCCATCTCGCTGACCTCGACCCCGCCTGTGCCGGTGTCGGCCACGTCCTCACCGCCCGCCGTGGCCAGAACCTGCGGGCGGCCCTGTCCAACACATTCGCCTTTGGCGGCAGCAACGCGGTGCTCGCTTTCCGCGCTGTTGCCTGATCGAATCACGGAACAACTGCCATGACCCAAGAAATTTCCCCGGAAACCGTCGAAAACCTGCTCCCGGAGGTCGCCGAGATGATCGTCGAGGCCCTCAATCTGGAAATGACGTCGGCCGAGATCGAGCCCGACGCGCCGCTGTTCGGCGAGGGACTCGGTCTCGACTCGATCGACGTCCTGGAAATCGCGCTGGTCATTTCCAAGCGCTACGGCTTCCAGTTGCGCTCGGACAACGAGGACAACGTCCGCATCTTTTCCTCGCTGCGCACCCTGGCTTCACACATCGCCGCCCAGCGCAGCAAATGACCCTGACTCCGGCCAACCTGCTGCGTGCCCTCGCGCTGTTCGCCCTGGCGGCGGCATGGGCCTGGCTGGCGCATCAGGGCAGCGCCGGGGAGGGTAATCCGGATTTTGCCGCCGCGCTGGCTGCCTTGCCGGTCGTCGCCATCGTCGTCATGCTGCTGTGGCGCGTCCGTAACCCGCTATGGATCGCCGGCGGCGGTCTCGCCGTGCTCGGCCTGCTTGCCTGGCTGTGGCCGGCGCTGCGCCACAACGTCGCGTTGCTCTATTACATCCAGCACCTCGGCACCAACCTGGCGCTTGCCATTCTGTTCGGACGCAGCCTGTTCGGCCCGCGCGAAGCCCTGGTCACACAGTTCTCGCGGAAGGCGCATGGCGGCGTCATCTCCGCCGCCAAGGCAGATTACACGCGCCAGGTGACGATCGCCTGGAGCATTTTCTTCATCACCACAGCGCTGCTGTCGACCGCGCTGTTCTGGCTGGCCCCGCCGGCCGTCTGGTCGGTCTTTGCCAATCTGCTGACGCTGCCGCTGATCGGGCTAATGTTCGCCGTCGAGTACTGCTTCCGCTGGTGCGTTCTGTCGCCGGCAGACCGTTCCACTATTGCCGACACCATTCGCGGCTACCGGGCGGCGATGCGCCAGCGCCACGCCGACAATCTGGCCAGGCGCCCATGAACGCGGTGCCGCTGCTCGGGCACGCCAGCCTCGACGATGTTCTTGCCTGGCGGCCGTCGGGTCCGGTCCGCGTGCGCGAATTCCTCGCCGACGCGGCGTCGCTGGCGGCACAACTGCCGGCCGGTCGCAACTTCCTCAACCTCTGCCACGACCGCTACCGCTTCACCGTGGGGCTGGCGGCCGGGCTGATCAGCGGGCGGACCAGTCTGCAACCTGCCGCGCAATCAGCGGATACGCTGCGTCAGGTGCGGGCCGCTTGCCCCGACGTCTTCTGCCTGTGCGATGGTGATTTCGACAGCGGCGATCTGCCGCGCTTCGACTTTCCGGAGCTTATTGCGGTCGACCCGGAAAAAGTGGTCAAAATCCCCGAGATTCCCGCCGCCCGCATCGCCGCCCGCCTGTTCACCTCGGGCTCGACGGGCCTGCCGCTGCCGCACGACAAGACCTGGGGCGGCCTGGCGAGGAACGGACGGGCTGGCGCCAGGCGGCTGGGAATGGTCGCCCGCCCGCACGCGATCGTCGCCACCGTACCGGCCCAGCACAGCTACGGCTTTGAATCGACAGTGCTGCTCGCGCTGCACGGAAACTGCCCCTTCTGGACGGGCAAGCCGTTCTACCCGCAGGACATCATCACTGCCCTCGACGCGGTCCCGCGGCCGCGGATGCTGGTGACCACGCCCTTTCATCTCGCTGCCCTGCTGGCGGCGGGCCTCGACCTGCCGGCCGTCGACCTGTTGCTCTCGGCCACCGCACCGCTCTCCGCGCAGTTGGCCGCCGAGGCCGAGAGGCGCTTCGCCGCGCCGCTGCACGAGATCTACGGCTGCACCGAAGCCGGCCAGATCGCCAGCCGGCGCACGACCGCCGATCAGGCCTGGCGCTTGCTGGCCGATGTCCGGCTGGAGCAGGATGGTGAGCGGACGACGGCTTTTGGCGGCCATGTCGAGGGCCGCGTGGTGTTGTCCGACAGCATCGAGATCCTTGGCGACGGGCGTTTCCTGTTGCATGGCCGCCATGCCGACCTCGTCAACATCGCCGGCAAGCGCTCTTCGCTCGCTTACCTGAACCACCAGATCGCCGCGCTGCCGGGCGTGGCCGATGCCGTCTTCTTCCTGCCCGACGACGAAACGACCGATGGCATCGGCCGCCTGTGCGCCCTCGTCGTCGCGCCCGGGGTCGCGCGCCGGCAACTGCTGGCGGCGCTGCGCGAACGTATCGATCCGGCTTTCTTGCCGCGGCCGCTGATCCTGGTCGACGCCTTGCCGCGCGACGCGACCGGCAAATTGCCGCGCGAGCGGCTGCTCGGGCTGTATGCCAGCCACAAGTCCGATGCAGTCCGCTGAGTTTGCCTGGATCGTGCCGCCGGACCATCCGGCGCTGAGCGGACACTTTCCTGGCCGTCCGATCGTGCCTGGCGTCGTCCTCATCGACCGCGCCATCCTGTTCGCCGAACACCTCCACGGTCGCGCCGACATTCGCTGGCAGATTGCCAGCGCCAAGTTCTTCAGCCCGGCCGGGCCGGGTGAAGCGCTCTTGTTCACGCTCGAGGTCAGGGGCAACGGCGCGATTGCCTTCGGCGTACATGCCGGCGGACGCGCCGTCGCTTCCGGCCGCCTGACGCCGACCACCCCATGAACGGCCACCAGGCGGCGACCGTCGACTGGCGGCGCCAGCAGGAGAAGAGTCATCTGCTGATCCTGAAGCTGATGGTCTGGATTTCGCTGACTTTCGGTCGCCGGATCGGGCGCGTCGTCCTCTACGGAATCGCCGCCTATTACGTGCTGTTCACCGCCGCCGCCCGGCGCGCCAGCCGCGCCTACCTTGGGCGCGCTCTCGGGCGCTGGGCCGAATGGTCGGATGGCTTCCGCCATGTCCTGAGCTTTGCCAGCACCATCCACGACCGCATCTACCTGCTTAACGACCGTTTCGACCTCTTCGACATCGAGGTGGTCGGCGCCGGGGCGCTGCTTGCCTCGCTTGAGAGGCAGCCCGGCGCGCTGCTGATCGGCGCCCATCTCGGCAGCTTCGAGGTGCTGCGCGCCGTCGGCCGGGGCAGGGCGGGGCTCAAGGTGGCGATGCTGATGTACGAGGAGAACGCGCGCAAGATCAACGCGACGCTGGCGGCGATCAACCCGGCGGCGACCGAGGACATCATTGCGCTCGGGCGCATGGACTCGATGCTGCAGGCCCGCGACAAACTGGATCAGGGCTACGTGG
This window harbors:
- a CDS encoding acyl-CoA synthetase, with the protein product MNGHQAATVDWRRQQEKSHLLILKLMVWISLTFGRRIGRVVLYGIAAYYVLFTAAARRASRAYLGRALGRWAEWSDGFRHVLSFASTIHDRIYLLNDRFDLFDIEVVGAGALLASLERQPGALLIGAHLGSFEVLRAVGRGRAGLKVAMLMYEENARKINATLAAINPAATEDIIALGRMDSMLQARDKLDQGYVVGMLADRGLGGDATVDCEFLGEMAPFPVGPWRMAAMLRRPVFFMTGLYLGGNRYRIHFEPLADFSATPRADVAAAIGAAQRDYAGRLGRYCRLAPYNWFNFFDFWRKDR